In the genome of Parcubacteria group bacterium ADurb.Bin159, one region contains:
- a CDS encoding Polymer-forming cytoskeletal has protein sequence MFDKKLETMEKVETIIGSGVKVEGTFASSGNVIVRGEVQGSLATKGDLRVEDGAIVKAEVKAGNAYVAGKIKGNLTIEGKLSLSSTANIEGDISCSSFLVEEGATINGHCSMGNKLEIKEEPEEE, from the coding sequence ATGTTTGATAAAAAATTAGAAACTATGGAAAAAGTAGAAACAATCATTGGCTCTGGAGTTAAAGTTGAGGGAACATTTGCTTCTTCGGGTAATGTTATTGTAAGAGGAGAGGTTCAGGGTTCTTTAGCCACTAAAGGAGATCTTAGAGTAGAAGATGGCGCAATTGTTAAGGCTGAAGTAAAGGCGGGCAATGCTTATGTCGCTGGAAAGATAAAAGGGAACTTAACGATTGAGGGAAAATTAAGCTTATCTTCCACGGCTAACATTGAGGGAGACATTAGCTGTTCTTCCTTTTTAGTGGAAGAAGGAGCAACAATAAATGGCCATTGCTCTATGGGCAATAAACTAGAAATCAAAGAAGAACCCGAAGAGGAATAG
- a CDS encoding putative lipid kinase — MYYYLYDSFLVDKKYKKLVADIETRASELGISGKIIKLSLLKNVKEVVEDISKEENPTIVIVGRDKTFSEAVSANWKSKNTLFGFIPAGGYSELSFILDLPKGADGCDVVSQRRVLQMDLGRVNNSLFFTYLEFSAKDVLLSSPLGWQIIPKHCSKIRVINLGFRQNPVPGSTEFLVSQPQDEYLEIVTLKRKTKYFIPLKTETIDSLFFVKQIQIKSTKKENNLFIEESKQTIKSPFNIKISSRKVKIIVGRERMI; from the coding sequence ATGTATTACTATTTATACGATAGTTTTTTGGTTGATAAAAAATATAAAAAGTTAGTTGCTGATATTGAAACTAGAGCATCAGAATTGGGAATAAGTGGGAAAATAATAAAACTTTCGCTTTTGAAAAATGTTAAAGAGGTAGTAGAAGATATTTCAAAGGAAGAAAACCCTACTATTGTTATTGTTGGGCGAGATAAAACGTTTTCTGAAGCTGTTTCGGCAAATTGGAAAAGTAAAAATACTTTATTTGGATTTATTCCAGCAGGCGGTTATTCTGAACTGTCTTTTATTTTAGATCTACCTAAAGGAGCAGATGGCTGTGATGTTGTTTCCCAGCGAAGAGTTTTACAAATGGATTTAGGCAGAGTGAACAATTCTTTATTTTTTACTTATTTGGAGTTTAGTGCTAAAGATGTTCTTCTCTCTTCACCACTTGGTTGGCAAATTATTCCTAAACATTGCTCTAAAATAAGAGTAATTAATTTAGGTTTTCGCCAAAATCCCGTTCCTGGTTCAACAGAATTTTTAGTCAGTCAGCCGCAAGATGAATATTTAGAAATAGTTACCCTTAAAAGAAAAACAAAATATTTTATTCCTTTAAAAACAGAAACCATAGATAGTCTTTTTTTTGTTAAACAAATTCAAATTAAATCGACAAAAAAAGAAAATAATTTATTCATAGAAGAATCTAAACAAACAATTAAATCGCCTTTTAATATTAAAATATCTTCTCGTAAAGTGAAAATTATTGTAGGAAGAGAGAGAATGATATAA
- the comM gene encoding Competence protein ComM, with protein MFSKIYSAADIGLEAILVEVEANVVKAFPRFNIVGLADKAVQESKERVEAAIKNSSLEFPSRRRITINLAPADIKKEGPIYDLPIAVGILLASGQIQNNLFPKKAFFVGELSLKGEVRYVKGLLPMLITAKEEGIKDIFLPKDNIEEANLVSGLNLWPLENLKEIVAHFNGKKELRSFESKGLGANIPQPRYEFDFSSIKGQNYAKRALEIAAAGGHNVIMIGPPGSGKTFLARALPSILPPMNEEEVLEVTKIYSAAGFLRPNQGLIYQRPFRSPHYTISDIALVGGGQIPRPGEITLAHRGVLFLDEVSQFSRNVLESLRQPLEDGVISVARARARYIFPARFILIMAENPCPCGYYGDPEKECRCTASQILNYKKRLSGPLLDRIDIHLDVPRVKIEDLIKKPSEEDLKTTEEIRKRVKKAREIARERYQGEIFTNSEMSAKLIEKYCPLDEEKETLLKRSLKEYSLSARSYSRILKVARTIADLAGEEEITTADLAEAIQYRVKLEEEI; from the coding sequence ATGTTTTCTAAAATATATTCAGCGGCAGATATAGGGCTAGAAGCAATTTTAGTGGAGGTTGAAGCTAATGTGGTTAAGGCCTTTCCTCGTTTTAATATTGTGGGATTAGCTGACAAAGCTGTTCAAGAGTCCAAAGAAAGGGTGGAGGCGGCTATCAAAAACTCTTCTCTTGAATTCCCTTCACGCAGGAGAATTACTATTAATTTGGCTCCAGCAGACATAAAAAAAGAAGGACCAATTTATGATCTTCCTATTGCAGTAGGGATATTACTTGCCTCAGGTCAAATTCAAAACAACTTATTTCCTAAAAAGGCTTTTTTTGTGGGAGAGCTGTCACTAAAAGGAGAAGTCCGCTATGTTAAAGGGCTGCTTCCTATGCTTATTACTGCCAAGGAAGAAGGGATAAAAGATATTTTTTTACCTAAAGACAATATAGAAGAGGCGAATTTGGTTTCCGGTTTAAATCTTTGGCCATTAGAAAATCTTAAAGAGATAGTGGCTCATTTCAACGGGAAAAAAGAATTGAGATCTTTTGAGAGCAAGGGTTTAGGGGCGAATATTCCTCAACCCAGATACGAATTTGATTTCAGCTCAATAAAAGGTCAAAATTATGCCAAAAGAGCTTTGGAGATTGCTGCTGCTGGTGGGCATAATGTCATAATGATTGGCCCACCGGGCTCAGGAAAAACTTTTTTAGCTCGAGCACTTCCTTCAATCCTCCCCCCTATGAACGAAGAAGAAGTTTTGGAAGTAACTAAAATTTATAGCGCTGCGGGTTTTCTTCGTCCTAACCAAGGATTAATTTACCAAAGACCTTTTCGTTCTCCCCATTATACTATTTCTGACATTGCCTTGGTGGGCGGAGGGCAGATTCCTCGGCCCGGAGAAATTACCTTGGCTCATCGGGGAGTTCTTTTTTTAGATGAGGTTTCTCAATTTTCTCGTAATGTTTTAGAATCTTTGCGTCAACCCTTAGAAGATGGGGTTATTTCTGTGGCGCGAGCAAGAGCCAGATATATTTTTCCTGCACGTTTTATTCTTATTATGGCGGAAAATCCTTGTCCTTGTGGTTATTATGGAGACCCGGAAAAAGAATGCCGCTGCACGGCTTCACAAATTTTAAATTATAAAAAGAGACTTTCTGGGCCCCTTTTAGACAGAATTGACATTCATCTTGATGTCCCTAGAGTTAAAATTGAGGATTTAATTAAAAAACCCTCAGAAGAAGATTTAAAAACTACTGAGGAGATAAGGAAAAGAGTTAAAAAAGCGCGGGAAATTGCTAGAGAGCGCTATCAAGGAGAAATTTTTACAAATTCGGAAATGAGTGCAAAATTAATTGAAAAATATTGCCCTTTAGATGAAGAAAAAGAAACGCTTCTTAAAAGAAGTTTAAAAGAATATTCTTTGTCTGCTCGTTCTTATAGTCGTATATTAAAAGTAGCCAGAACAATTGCTGATTTAGCCGGAGAAGAAGAAATAACTACTGCTGATTTGGCTGAAGCCATTCAATATAGAGTAAAATTAGAGGAAGAAATATAA
- a CDS encoding N-acetylmuramoyl-L-alanine amidase, translating to MDPLSKIFLQIKRNKRDNYQKGAFVLVIIIALIASFSETSNIKSATSPLLLSQETPSDTYVSSASLDEETILPILDKNESTEADFKIASNQEALPLDKEQSAIIIPELSFDKEAPQTRSTIQTYVVEQGDTISGIADKFNLNWSTILWENNLTYWSILHPGDELKILPVNGLTHKVKKGENISSIASKYKVSEEKIIEFNFDDSEDASNLQVGETLIIPDGAPLPAPAPAKPKSTATKPQYVSENYTNYQNWRNNTQCHKFAYGNCTDWVAFKWATLQGLCVPSWGNAKTWWTNAQNAGYRTGYTAEKGAIIVMTCSSWLCQRYGHVAYVEDFDNDTVTFSELNAIGSQQYSKRTLRRTLDWQNGWKIIGYIYFK from the coding sequence ATGGACCCTCTAAGTAAAATTTTTCTTCAAATAAAGAGAAATAAGCGGGATAATTATCAAAAAGGCGCTTTTGTTTTAGTTATTATTATTGCCCTGATTGCTTCTTTTTCAGAAACTTCTAATATAAAAAGCGCTACTTCTCCTCTTCTTTTAAGCCAAGAAACCCCAAGTGACACTTATGTCTCTTCCGCTTCTCTTGACGAAGAAACTATTTTGCCAATTTTAGATAAAAATGAATCAACAGAAGCTGATTTTAAAATTGCCTCGAACCAAGAGGCTTTACCTTTAGATAAGGAACAATCAGCGATAATCATACCCGAACTTTCCTTTGACAAAGAAGCCCCTCAGACAAGAAGCACTATTCAAACCTATGTAGTAGAGCAAGGAGACACTATTTCAGGCATTGCCGACAAATTTAATCTTAATTGGTCTACTATTCTTTGGGAAAATAATCTAACCTACTGGAGCATTCTTCACCCGGGAGACGAATTAAAAATATTGCCGGTTAATGGTTTAACCCATAAAGTCAAAAAAGGAGAGAATATCTCTTCTATTGCTTCAAAGTATAAGGTATCAGAAGAAAAAATTATTGAATTTAACTTTGATGACTCGGAAGACGCTTCTAATTTACAAGTGGGAGAAACCCTTATCATTCCTGATGGAGCGCCTCTCCCTGCACCAGCACCAGCAAAACCTAAATCAACGGCTACTAAACCCCAATATGTATCAGAAAATTACACTAATTACCAAAACTGGCGGAACAATACTCAATGTCATAAATTTGCTTATGGTAATTGCACTGATTGGGTAGCTTTCAAATGGGCTACATTACAAGGCCTTTGTGTACCTTCTTGGGGGAATGCTAAAACTTGGTGGACTAATGCCCAAAATGCTGGTTATCGCACAGGATACACTGCAGAAAAAGGAGCTATTATTGTAATGACTTGTAGCAGTTGGCTATGCCAACGTTACGGACATGTTGCTTATGTAGAAGATTTTGATAATGACACCGTAACTTTTTCTGAATTAAACGCTATAGGGAGCCAACAATATTCAAAACGCACTTTACGAAGAACCCTTGATTGGCAAAATGGCTGGAAAATTATTGGCTATATATATTTTAAATAA
- the pilT_2 gene encoding Twitching mobility protein — translation MTLDEIFKTAVDRKASDVHLMADEPVVFRINGILIRQNDWPVLKKQEIFSLAQSVLDERAKRRLEKDKEADLSYEIGDKIRFRINLFWQKGGLSLAARVIWPKIPTLEEIRAPLIIYELLKLKQGLILVTGPTGCGKSTTLAAMVDWLDNHYPYHIITLEDPIEFSFTSHKSLISQREMGKDFVSFAQALRHIVRQDPNVIMVGEMRDLETISLVTTLAETGHLILATLHTPNAPQTIDRIVDVFPSSQQPQIRLQLALCLKAIIAQQLVPHLSGGRIAAREVMINTPAVATLIRENKIVNISNVIQTGAKDGMQTMDQDLEKLYQLKQISRETLQSFATYPIN, via the coding sequence ATGACTTTAGATGAAATTTTTAAAACAGCTGTGGACAGGAAAGCCTCTGACGTTCATTTAATGGCGGACGAACCAGTGGTTTTTCGTATTAATGGGATTTTAATAAGGCAGAACGATTGGCCGGTTTTAAAAAAACAAGAGATTTTCTCTTTGGCGCAATCCGTTTTGGACGAAAGAGCAAAAAGGCGTTTAGAAAAGGACAAAGAAGCTGACCTTTCTTATGAAATAGGGGATAAAATTAGGTTTAGAATCAATCTTTTTTGGCAAAAAGGAGGATTATCTTTAGCCGCCAGGGTTATTTGGCCAAAAATTCCTACTTTGGAGGAGATTAGAGCACCCCTTATTATTTATGAGCTTTTAAAATTAAAACAAGGATTGATATTGGTTACCGGGCCAACAGGTTGCGGGAAATCAACCACTTTAGCGGCAATGGTTGATTGGCTGGACAATCACTATCCCTACCATATTATTACTTTAGAAGACCCTATTGAGTTCTCTTTTACTTCCCATAAATCTTTGATAAGCCAAAGAGAGATGGGGAAAGATTTTGTTTCTTTTGCTCAGGCTTTGCGCCATATTGTTCGCCAAGACCCTAATGTGATTATGGTAGGAGAAATGAGGGATTTAGAAACCATTTCTTTGGTTACCACCTTGGCTGAAACAGGACATCTTATTTTAGCCACTTTGCATACTCCCAATGCCCCTCAGACTATTGACCGTATTGTTGATGTTTTTCCCTCTTCTCAACAGCCCCAGATTCGTCTGCAATTGGCTTTATGTCTTAAAGCAATTATTGCCCAGCAGTTAGTTCCTCATCTTTCTGGCGGACGCATTGCTGCCCGGGAAGTTATGATTAATACCCCGGCTGTTGCCACTTTAATTAGAGAGAATAAAATTGTTAACATCTCCAATGTTATTCAAACAGGGGCTAAAGACGGCATGCAAACAATGGACCAAGATTTAGAAAAGCTTTATCAATTGAAACAAATCTCTCGGGAAACACTTCAATCTTTTGCTACTTATCCCATTAATTAA
- the vanYB gene encoding D-alanyl-D-alanine carboxypeptidase has protein sequence MEKSRFSISSSDKKLVISILEKIKEKEGKDRSNKLAIISFDSFFDLLTQNEKKLVKRIQEINPCDYGFKGHYLGEQNIPKNLIVISNQKYKFEGKIKKIKNQYLPKKVFNAYIELNKALYKDSKKKLLIESGYRSPAYQMIVFLKYFNFYKFNFSKTLKRVALPGYSEHSYPQKQAVDFITAEGIPQDESSLDFTETNEYKWLLKNAHRFGFYQSYPYPNKLGIIFESWHWQFRK, from the coding sequence ATGGAAAAATCAAGATTTTCCATATCATCATCAGACAAAAAATTAGTAATTTCTATTTTAGAAAAAATAAAAGAAAAAGAAGGAAAAGATAGAAGTAATAAATTAGCGATAATTAGTTTTGATTCTTTCTTTGATTTACTTACTCAAAACGAAAAAAAATTAGTGAAAAGAATACAAGAAATAAACCCATGCGACTATGGTTTTAAGGGGCATTATTTGGGGGAGCAAAACATACCGAAAAACCTTATTGTTATAAGCAATCAAAAATATAAATTTGAAGGCAAAATAAAAAAAATAAAAAATCAATATCTTCCTAAAAAAGTTTTTAATGCTTATATAGAACTTAATAAAGCACTTTATAAAGACAGCAAAAAGAAACTTCTAATAGAATCGGGCTATCGATCGCCAGCTTATCAAATGATTGTCTTTTTAAAGTATTTTAATTTTTATAAATTTAATTTTTCAAAAACGCTTAAACGTGTAGCGCTCCCGGGCTATAGCGAACATAGTTATCCCCAAAAACAAGCCGTAGATTTTATTACCGCTGAAGGCATTCCCCAAGATGAAAGCTCTTTAGATTTTACTGAAACTAATGAATATAAATGGCTCTTAAAAAATGCTCACAGATTCGGATTTTATCAATCATATCCATACCCTAATAAGTTAGGAATAATATTTGAATCTTGGCATTGGCAATTTAGAAAATAA
- a CDS encoding Alpha/beta hydrolase family protein codes for MFTQLKKNKRAIWYPTNGTKEIKGTILFLPGFPKYPGRSEFIDFLNKEQYNVLTLMYSGTFDSYGKFSIKNAVQDVEFWYKFLNEGIIQYGPHKTEKVQHKEIIIFATSFGGLIAGLSLKKFIFPKINKTIFISPLWNMVAYKDNESNLQIADETSEIMSFAYPFSYRFKNKKRFFDQIKGKVIISDMNKKFINRNIKHIIFCGESDKVTPVAMSRALEEEYQNSKLHIINGGHSSKIEWKQFNKLIKEVI; via the coding sequence ATGTTTACTCAATTAAAAAAAAATAAAAGAGCGATTTGGTACCCCACTAACGGAACGAAAGAAATAAAAGGCACTATTTTATTTTTGCCGGGATTCCCCAAATATCCCGGCCGTTCCGAATTTATAGATTTTTTAAATAAAGAACAATATAATGTTTTGACTTTAATGTATAGCGGCACATTTGATAGTTATGGGAAATTTTCCATAAAAAACGCTGTTCAAGATGTAGAATTTTGGTATAAATTTTTAAATGAAGGAATTATCCAATACGGTCCGCATAAAACAGAAAAAGTACAACATAAAGAAATAATTATTTTTGCTACAAGTTTTGGTGGGCTAATTGCTGGCTTATCATTGAAAAAATTTATTTTTCCTAAAATCAATAAAACTATTTTTATATCTCCGCTTTGGAATATGGTTGCCTATAAAGATAATGAGTCTAATCTGCAAATCGCCGACGAGACTTCAGAAATTATGTCTTTTGCATATCCTTTTTCTTATCGATTTAAAAATAAAAAACGTTTTTTCGATCAAATAAAGGGAAAAGTTATAATTTCCGATATGAATAAAAAATTTATAAATCGGAATATTAAACATATAATCTTTTGCGGTGAGTCGGATAAAGTAACTCCCGTAGCTATGTCTAGGGCTCTTGAAGAGGAATATCAGAATTCAAAATTACACATTATCAATGGTGGGCACTCGAGCAAAATTGAGTGGAAACAATTTAATAAATTAATTAAAGAGGTTATATAA
- the ino1 gene encoding Inositol-3-phosphate synthase, whose translation MFPILGEYSLNDIEIVVAFDISVRKAGKTINEAIYVSPNNFCRIANLKVLNKAPVLRGSTLDGNPEHLQKFVKESEEKAVDIPEVLKKYKVDVLLNLLPTGSMVHMICSAF comes from the coding sequence TTGTTTCCTATACTTGGCGAATACTCATTAAATGATATAGAAATTGTAGTGGCGTTTGATATTTCAGTTAGGAAGGCAGGCAAAACTATTAATGAAGCAATTTATGTGTCTCCAAACAATTTTTGTCGCATTGCTAATTTGAAAGTATTGAATAAAGCTCCTGTTTTGCGAGGGTCTACACTTGATGGCAATCCAGAACATCTGCAAAAATTTGTTAAAGAATCTGAAGAAAAAGCAGTTGATATTCCTGAGGTTTTAAAAAAATATAAAGTTGATGTTTTATTAAATCTTCTTCCTACTGGTTCAATGGTTCATATGATATGCTCCGCTTTTTAA
- a CDS encoding O-Antigen ligase yields MSLFWLIFLIPFSYLCFKKPLWALCFILAFLPLYQIRFHIIVPLSLLEIEILILALVNLVKWAIKKQRIVFPHKLISYIIVAFLIIAVLTIIYSPNLKKAAGFWKAYFIEPVLLAFLAFNLVRSKKDLLLLVKSLCVGVFWISLWAISQKFLGGGVFSLETWGEPKIWRATGPFPHPNFLGLYLGPIIPLCLGLFLEENSKKRFFWLICFFLGFIALILARSEGAILATSIASIFFLLFISKTTRKIIICFLIVFLISFSFNFLGLKDKIIPKITLEDLSGQLRLNIWQGAVKMLEDSLILGVGLGGYEKMAPLYQERYYNTNGELVSVETHPYPHNLFLAFYLELGFFGFLFFCLILGLFFSHSFVLLKKQKDFLILGAVFSMITILIHGLVDTPYFKNDLSVLFWIIFSLPLIFNHIFYETKN; encoded by the coding sequence ATGTCTTTATTTTGGCTTATTTTCTTAATTCCTTTTTCTTATCTCTGTTTTAAAAAACCCTTATGGGCTTTATGTTTTATTTTAGCCTTTTTGCCTCTTTATCAGATTAGGTTTCATATTATTGTGCCTCTTAGCCTGCTCGAGATTGAAATTTTAATTTTAGCTTTGGTGAATTTAGTTAAATGGGCGATAAAAAAACAGAGAATTGTCTTCCCCCATAAATTAATTTCTTATATAATAGTTGCTTTTTTGATTATAGCTGTTTTAACTATTATTTATTCCCCAAATTTAAAAAAAGCCGCTGGTTTTTGGAAAGCTTATTTTATTGAACCTGTTCTTTTAGCTTTTTTGGCTTTTAATTTAGTTCGTTCTAAAAAAGATTTGCTTCTTTTAGTAAAAAGCCTTTGTGTGGGAGTTTTTTGGATTAGTTTGTGGGCTATTAGCCAAAAATTTTTAGGAGGAGGAGTATTTAGTTTGGAAACTTGGGGAGAGCCAAAAATTTGGCGAGCTACTGGGCCTTTTCCTCATCCCAATTTTTTAGGCCTATATCTTGGACCAATTATTCCTCTTTGTTTAGGATTGTTTTTAGAAGAAAACAGCAAAAAGAGATTTTTTTGGTTAATTTGTTTTTTTCTTGGTTTTATTGCTTTAATTTTAGCGCGTTCAGAAGGAGCTATTTTAGCCACAAGCATAGCCAGCATTTTTTTCTTGTTATTTATTAGCAAAACAACAAGAAAAATAATTATTTGTTTTCTAATTGTTTTTTTGATTTCTTTTTCTTTTAATTTCTTAGGGTTAAAAGATAAAATTATTCCTAAAATTACCTTAGAAGATCTTTCCGGCCAACTTCGTTTGAATATTTGGCAAGGAGCAGTTAAAATGTTAGAAGATTCTCTTATATTAGGAGTGGGTTTAGGCGGTTATGAGAAAATGGCCCCCTTATATCAAGAGAGATATTATAACACTAACGGAGAATTGGTTTCAGTAGAAACCCATCCTTATCCGCATAATCTTTTTTTAGCATTTTATTTAGAACTAGGTTTTTTTGGTTTTTTGTTTTTTTGTTTAATACTCGGATTATTTTTTTCTCATAGTTTTGTTCTTCTTAAAAAACAAAAAGATTTTTTAATATTAGGAGCAGTGTTTTCTATGATAACTATTCTTATTCACGGATTAGTGGACACACCATATTTTAAAAATGATTTAAGTGTTTTGTTTTGGATAATTTTTAGTTTACCTTTGATTTTTAACCATATTTTTTATGAAACAAAAAATTAA